Within the Medicago truncatula cultivar Jemalong A17 chromosome 4, MtrunA17r5.0-ANR, whole genome shotgun sequence genome, the region ATCTTGACATTAATTCTGCCCATTTTTTCCATGGACCTTCCAAATTCAGTAAagaatttttcatttgattgaAGATGTTGTGCAAGAATAGATCTTGTTGTAGAGCTTTTAAGCAATGCAGCATCTGATTGGAACAAACCCCTTCTCTTAACTACTTGCTTGAAATAGCCAAGATCAAATGTATTACGACTTCCAGGGTCCATTTCAATAAGTGTGGTTTGATCATTGATATTCTTACATTTaaatgttttcaaatttttagcATATTCATTGTCTAGATCTGGGTCTTGATCACCCTTGCCAGTAAAATTATATAGCCTTGTTGAAATTGTTGAGCAATGGGAAACACCAATTGTGTGTGCACCTGAAAGAAGAATGATAGTTTTGGTGATTAGATTAAGATCAAACAATTGTATCACTGACACTTCAGATAGAAGACATGTAGAACGTACCAtgtcaattttaaatattgacACAACATTGATATATGCggttactttttgtttttttaaaactcggtaaCACATATAGTTACATTAAcctacttttattttcttaaattaatatTGGCATCTACATATGAACGTCAATGTTGTATCTGATGACCGTGTCAGTGCTTTTTTTAAGCAGAAACACATACATTAGCGCAGTAGAAAAAACGGTCAGATAGGCACGGGAGTGCCCGTCTGGACGCTAGTATTCAGAATGGAAACATACCAGAAAGCAAGACTAGGTCATTTGCATCAAGTCCAACATTGCCAAAGAGTGTTAGGAGGACAGTGAGGTTGTGAAATGGAGCAGGAAGGCTAGTAAAAGTATCTGCTGCTTTAGATATGATACCATCCCTTCTACCTGTTGGAACCTTCCAATAAGGCCCACCCTGCAAATCCATGTCAATCATGGTAGAACAAACAAATGGTCATTTATATTCTCCACTAGAAAACCTATAGAAATGAGATACTAAAAGAATGAAACAAATGAATACTTACAATGGCATGGATAGAATCCCTAGCAGTCAAAGTGAGTATATCAGCACAAGAGACAACACCAGGGCATTCTTTTTCAACAAGGCTCTTTATTGTGTCAATGAATTCATAGCCTCGAAGTGTAAGATTTGGAATAGCATCCTTTTCAGCTTGATTGGTTTGTGTTGAGTTAAGAAGTACCGATGCATCACATCCCTGAAATGCCAGATGTTAGTTCCACACTTTTGATGAAAGACGTGTCTAGTATCTGACATGGAACACGTCATCAACACACATGATTCCATTcagtaaatttattttttcaagttttacTAGTATCGACAAATCAATGTTGGTATCGTGTCTGATATTCGTGTTTGagcttgaataaaaaaaattgaagtataaaaacaaaccaaaaaaaaagtatacctTGACAAAACAATCATGGAAATGTAGCCTTATGAGTGCAGCTGCTAGTGATGGTGCATTGGGAATGTGGTCATGAACATACTTCAAAACAATTTGTTCAGCTTTTGGGCAGCTTTTAGCATAGAAACCTGGCTGCAATTGAGCATGAGTTGATCCAATTATTGCTATAAGACAAATAATTAAAACCTTGAAGTAACTCTGGTTTCCCATTTTCATGTAATTGGCAAAgatcttaaatattaattgcCAAAATTACAATGGATATGAAAAAGCTTAGACCCTTCTTTGTAAGAAGCTATTTTATTAACTTTGCTGTTTCCCTAACAAACAAGGACCTGTTATTTATAGTGCTAAGTTTGTGTTACAATGAAGGGGGAAAATTATAGAGATGGTGCATGCAGCACACCAACACTTTGctgttgatttttttatcatatacttTTTGCGTAATAATGTcaattatctttaaaatattgGTTATTTTTGCCAAGGACACACGCTAGGAGTGAGGGTGATTTAAGTTGGGcaaacaattaatttttctttttatgaagGGCAAATCATCATTTTGATCTTTGAAAGTGTAATTTGCTGCAGATTGTGCACATTGGTCTatgaatatatcaaaattgtaaATGCATCCATAAATGTCTTTTTTATTAGTCATTTTGAtcctcaaatatatttttaagtaGTTAGGTTAGTTCTCGAATGTGTTATTTGTTGATCAATTTAGTTcataaaattattaatgaagGAGACACTAATAATGTGTttacaatttcaatacatttagAGACTATAATGAAAGCGTCTCACATATTCAGAGATTAAAATCTCCGTTTTCCTTGATTTAAGTTGTGTAAGAGTCTTGTATCAGCATGGGTGTTGGATGTATATGTGTTTGGGACACTTACCATTCGAGCTTACTTTTATTAGTAGGATTTAAGTCCatttaacatggtatcagaatTAGGCTAAGGATAATAATGTATAAATTAGTCTAGTCTGAGGACGCACGCTAGCTAGGCGTGAGAGTAGACATTAAAGTTTATTGAAGTCTCATATTGTCATATTGTCAAGGACTCtgaattgttgaatttataTACGTGGTTGGGCACCTTCATGGTATGAACATTCTTTTGGGAGTGAAATCCAAGTGCATTTGAATTGGTTAGTTATGTATGTTATTTTAACTAAGTATCCTTTAACCAATTACTAAAATTAATCCCTCGAGTCAGGTAAGATTAGTATAGTTGACAAATTTTatcctaaaaaatataaacattgttGCATTCTTAAAGTTGAAGTCAAGACCTCTAAGTTGGAAGAGATCTGAACTATCTCATAGTCCTGTCGGGTATATATTGGTTAGTTAGGTTTGTTATTATATGTTAATAGAGTATTGCTATTTATCTAGAGAGATTTTATTTAGAATTGATCAATAGAAGGTCTCAGccaattaaatttgttatttgtcggaaatcaaatgatatattaatgGTGTGTAATTAAAGAAATGTGTTAACAAATACACTAtcttaaaattttcttgatacATGTTGTCGCTGTATCTATCATTTCCCATGTTAATAAgttaattagttgataatttCCAAACAATACAGTTTATGATTGCTTCATGATACCTTTACACGCCAAGTGTTATCTTATGTCTCACCTTCCACTTTGGACTTAAGCTTCGaattattctcaaattttataaaattaatttttaacgaTTTAGCATGCATTTCTTGCGGTAGTAGTCAACACACATGAAAATATATGTACAAGAAATTGATGTGTATCTCTTAACagcaaattgatttttttaagaaacaagttttaaagataaatttaaGAATGAAAAAGTTGACTTAACTGTTTCGATGAGGCTTAATCTTTCTGTCACACACATGAGCCGTCACCTCTTGttcaaattaaattacaaaCTATGTACAAATTGTTtataaggaaaagaaaaaaagaaaagaaaaaaaaaggaacatgGTACATGAATTATTGAGTAGGTGAGGAATAGTTGTATGATCTTAATCATTATGATAATTAACACTTAAATTAGTTGTTTGATGACAGAGGCAAATACAAATTTGCTCGCGAAGTAATTTTGAAATGGGAAACGGTAATGCTATTTCCTACGAGAAAAAATTCACGAAAGTCACGAACAAGTGTAGGCTAGCATTCCCTTGTTTTCCACCAAACAcccgttttttgtttttattttataaatgaaaaaaatattatatgtgCAGCGCATTACACTTGTTCGTGGCTTTCGTGGATTTTTCCTCGTAGGAAATAGCATTGCTGTTTTGAAATACAATCAGAGTGAATTGatttaggaaaaaaaactaGTAGTAATGTAGATAACTGGCGGAACGATGGACACTCAAACGTGCCTTTCTTTATGCTCTTTTTGTTGCATTAATCTTGTAATTATGaacggtttttttttattaaattttgattttaattaaaaaatatagagaTTAGATGTTTGAGAATTTCGAAGTATAACAAACCCAATAAACGATGTTTACGTTtttaaataacatcaacaatataataaatataatataaattctttttttttaatgccaccaataatataatatcattataggaaaatttgtttaagtatAGAATTAAAATATCCCTATTTTCTTTCGGGttagaccatc harbors:
- the LOC25492105 gene encoding peroxidase 3, which translates into the protein MKMGNQSYFKVLIICLIAIIGSTHAQLQPGFYAKSCPKAEQIVLKYVHDHIPNAPSLAAALIRLHFHDCFVKGCDASVLLNSTQTNQAEKDAIPNLTLRGYEFIDTIKSLVEKECPGVVSCADILTLTARDSIHAIGGPYWKVPTGRRDGIISKAADTFTSLPAPFHNLTVLLTLFGNVGLDANDLVLLSGAHTIGVSHCSTISTRLYNFTGKGDQDPDLDNEYAKNLKTFKCKNINDQTTLIEMDPGSRNTFDLGYFKQVVKRRGLFQSDAALLKSSTTRSILAQHLQSNEKFFTEFGRSMEKMGRINVKIGTEGEIRKHCAFIN